One Natrinema sp. DC36 genomic window, GGCGCCGACCGAGGACGGCGACTCTCGCGTACAGATCTCGCGGGCCTCCGGACAACGGGTGTGGTAGCGACAGCCGCTCGGCGGGTCCGTCGGATCCGGGATGTCGATTTCGCGGATCGGTGACTCCGTGCGCTCACCCTCCGTGTGTAGTTGCGGCGTCGCCCATCGGAGCGCCTGCGTGTAGGGGTGTTGCGGGTTGTGGATGATCTGTTCGGGCGGGCCGACCTCGACGAGTTTGCCCAGATACACGACGCCGATTCGACCGCCGGTCTTCTCGGCCATGTAGCGGGCGTTCGAGAGGTCGTGGCTGATGAACAGGTAGGACGTGTCGAACTCGTCTTGCAGCTGGATCATCAGGTCCATCATCTCGACGCGCAGCGACACGTCGAGCGCGCTCACCGGCTCGTCGGCGAGGATGAGGTCCGGGTTCATCAACATCGCTCGGATGAGCGCGACGCGCTGTTGTTCGCCGCCGCTGAGCTGGTGGGGATAGCGTTCGATGTAGTCCTCCGGCGGCGCCATTCCGACGTGTTCGAGCAGGCCGAGGATACGCTGTTTCCGGTCGTTCCCGTCGAGCTCGTTATTCCAGCGTTTCAGCGGCGCCTCGAGGATGGCTTTGACGCGCCGGTGGGGATTCAGCGCGCCGCCGGGGTCCTGATGGACGATCTGGAGTGATTTGCGTATCTCTCCCCACGACATCCCGTCACCGCCGTTGGCCTTGACGTCCCAGATGTCGTGTCCGCGGTACTGCACGGACCCGCCGGTCACCTCCTGGAGACCGACGCCGGCCTTCCCGAGCGTCGTCTTCCCGCAGCCGGACTCGCCGACGAGAACGACCACGTCCTGCTCGTAGATATCGAGGTCGACGCCGTCGACCGCCTTGACGGCGTCCGGATCGGAGAAGAAGTCGAAGAAGCCATTTTCCTGTTCGAAGTGAACCTCAACGTCCTCCATCGAGACGACGGGTTCCGCGTTGGGGTCCGTTACGGACCGGTCTGCGTGCTTGTCGTCGAAGCCCGGAATGTCCGGCGAACCGTACTCGGCCTCGTCGTACTCGTCGGTCATCGGAATCTCGTCCTCGGCCTGCTCCCAGTGGTGACAGTGGACGTAATGAGTCTCGTTGACCTCGTATGGACCGGGGTCCCGATCGCGACACTCCTCGGTAGCCAGCGGGCACCGGGGGTGGAACGAACAACCCTGCGGGACGTTAACCGGATCGGGAGCGCTTCCCTCGACCGGTCGCATGGCCTCGATCGGGGAGTCGAGGTTCGGGGTCGACTTCAACAGTAATCGCGTGTAGGGGTGGGTGGCGTGCTCGAGGATCTCCTCGGTGTCGCCGAGTTCCGCGAACTCGAAGGCGTACAGGACCCCGATCCGGTCGGCGATGTCGGCAACGAGCGGCAGGTCGTGCGTGATGAAGACGATGGAGAGGGC contains:
- a CDS encoding ABC transporter ATP-binding protein, producing MTVSKDNYESGLKQADPILEIRNASVTFDMDRGTSQVLDDVSLDIQRDEIFGVVGESGSGKSMLASALLDAVVDPGLLQGDITYHPTPGEDVDILDLNKEELRQLRWEEISMVFQGAMSSFNPVRPIRTHFVETLDAHDHDIEEGMERAHDILRDLYMDPERVLDAYAHELSGGMKQRALIALSLILEPEVLVMDEPTAALDLLMQRSIISLIEEIKEEYALSIVFITHDLPLVADIADRIGVLYAFEFAELGDTEEILEHATHPYTRLLLKSTPNLDSPIEAMRPVEGSAPDPVNVPQGCSFHPRCPLATEECRDRDPGPYEVNETHYVHCHHWEQAEDEIPMTDEYDEAEYGSPDIPGFDDKHADRSVTDPNAEPVVSMEDVEVHFEQENGFFDFFSDPDAVKAVDGVDLDIYEQDVVVLVGESGCGKTTLGKAGVGLQEVTGGSVQYRGHDIWDVKANGGDGMSWGEIRKSLQIVHQDPGGALNPHRRVKAILEAPLKRWNNELDGNDRKQRILGLLEHVGMAPPEDYIERYPHQLSGGEQQRVALIRAMLMNPDLILADEPVSALDVSLRVEMMDLMIQLQDEFDTSYLFISHDLSNARYMAEKTGGRIGVVYLGKLVEVGPPEQIIHNPQHPYTQALRWATPQLHTEGERTESPIREIDIPDPTDPPSGCRYHTRCPEAREICTRESPSSVGASEAESHEAMCFRAVDDHEYWDSDPIPELEAEEAEGEEAAVENR